A window from Lysobacterales bacterium encodes these proteins:
- a CDS encoding zinc ribbon domain-containing protein: MPIYEFDCTACGHGFERLQKMSDADPSACPACGQSTVKRRLSAPSFRLAGAGWYETDFKSDKDRKRNLAGKDEGSAPASGDKPAATPATPAPAASTTASPAPAAASSGAAS; encoded by the coding sequence ATGCCCATCTACGAATTCGACTGCACGGCCTGCGGCCACGGCTTCGAGCGCCTGCAGAAGATGTCCGACGCCGACCCGTCGGCCTGCCCGGCCTGTGGCCAGTCCACCGTGAAGCGCCGGCTGTCGGCGCCCTCGTTCCGCCTGGCCGGTGCCGGCTGGTACGAGACCGACTTCAAGTCCGACAAGGACCGCAAGCGCAACCTGGCCGGCAAGGACGAGGGCAGCGCCCCGGCCAGCGGCGACAAGCCGGCGGCGACGCCCGCGACGCCCGCGCCGGCCGCCTCCACAACCGCCAGCCCGGCGCCCGCCGCCGCCAGCAGCGGAGCCGCCTCGTGA